From the genome of Pogona vitticeps strain Pit_001003342236 chromosome 10, PviZW2.1, whole genome shotgun sequence, one region includes:
- the DYNLRB2 gene encoding dynein light chain roadblock-type 2, with amino-acid sequence MAEVEETLKRIQSHKGVIGTIVVNAEGIPIRTTLDNSTTVQYAGLLHQLTMKAKSTVRDIDPQNDLTFLRIRSKKHEIMVAPDKEYLLIVIQNPCE; translated from the exons ATG gcagAAGTAGAAGAAACACTAAAGAGGATTCAGTCCCATAAAGGAGTTATTGGAACTATTGTTGTAAACGCAGAAG GCATTCCGATCAGAACAACGCTTGACAACTCCACTACAGTACAGTACGCAGGCCTCCTCCATCAGCTCACCATGAAAGCAAAGAGCACAGTGAGGGACATTGATCCCCAGAACGATCTAACCTTTCTGAGAATTAGATCAAAGAAACATGAAATCATGGTTGCCCCAG ATAAGGAATATCTTCTTATCGTCATTCAGAATCCATGTGAATAG